The following are from one region of the Silene latifolia isolate original U9 population chromosome 9, ASM4854445v1, whole genome shotgun sequence genome:
- the LOC141599117 gene encoding potassium transporter 4-like has protein sequence MEQEIGISPPKIPSQISWINLSRNLLLAYQSVGVVYGDLSTSPLYVYTSTFKGKRQNLLTEDAVFGAFSLIFWTLTLIPLLKYVFIVLNADDNGEGGTFALYSLLCRHAKFSLLPNQQAADEELSTYKYGHSAPTAATSPLKRFLEKHKKLRTALLLLVLSGASMVIGDGVLTPAMSVLSAVSGLRVADNKLKEGELVLLACIILVGLFALQHCGTHKVAFLFAPVVFIWLFTIFGIGIYNTIHWNPKIVKALSPHYIIRYFKETGKDGWLSLGGILLCITGTETMFADIGHFTAFSVRLVFTCVIYPCLVMQYMGQAAFLSINLKSIENSFYDSIPDPVFWPVFVIATLAAIVGSQAVITATFSIVKQCHALGCFPRVKVVHTSKHIYGQIYIPEINWILMIITLAVTIGFGDTTFIGNAYGLACVTVMLITSCLMALVITFVWQKGLLALPFLLLFGFIEGMYLSSAFTKVPQGGWVPLMLSLVFMLVMYVWHYGTRKKYNFDLHNKVSLKWILGLGPSLGIVRVPGIGLIYSELATGVPSIFSHFVTNLPAFHKVVVFVCVKSVPVPYVSHEERFLIGRICPRPYRMYRCIVRYGYKDIPGDDGDFENLLIKSIAEFIEMEAVEPQHSNSESSSFDGRMAVISTRTVGQTSSLIVSEHDDRDLNDVTQTSRSLTLQSLRSVYEDEGAHLRRRRVKFQLPQSPTMDPGVRDELLDLIEAKEAGVAYIMGHSYVKARRSSSFLKKISIDIGYSFLRKNCRGPSVALNIPHISLIEVGMIYYV, from the exons ATTTCATGGATAAACTTGTCAAGGAATCTATTATTAGCATATCAAAGTGTTGGTGTTGTGTATGGGGACTTGAGCACATCACCACTTTATGTTTACACGAGTACGTTTAAAGGGAAGAGGCAGAACCTTCTGACTGAAGATGCGGTATTTGGCGCATTTTCCTTGATTTTTTGGACTCTAACTCTAATTCCATTGCTGAAGTATGTCTTCATTGTGTTAAATGCAGATGATAACGGGGAAG GTGGAACATTTGCTCTTTACTCCCTGCTCTGCAGGCATGCAAAATTTAGCTTACTTCCAAATCAACAAGCTGCAGATGAAGAGCTGTCTACTTATAAGTATGGCCATTCAGCACCGACAGCTGCTACTTCTCCATTGAAGAGATTCCTTGAGAAACACAAGAAGTTGCGAACAGCCTTATTATTGTTGGTGCTGTCTGGTGCAAGCATGGTTATTGGTGATGGTGTACTGACACCTGCTATGTCAG TCTTGTCAGCCGTTTCAGGTCTTCGAGTTGCAGACAATAAACTGAAAGAAG GTGAGCTCGTGCTGCTTGCCTGCATCATATTGGTTGGCCTGTTTGCCCTGCAACATTGTGGGACCCACAAGGTGGCCTTCTTGTTTGCTCCAGTCGTCTTTATCTGGCTGTTCACGATATTTGGAATTGGTATATACAATACAATCCATTGGAATCCCAAAATTGTGAAAGCGCTTTCTCCACACTATATTATCAGATATTTTAAGGAAACTGGGAAAGATGGCTGGCTTTCTCTAGGTGGTATACTTCTCTGCATAACTG GCACTGAAACAATGTTTGCAGATATTGGTCATTTTACAGCTTTCTCTGTCAGG CTTGTGTTCACATGTGTAATATACCCTTGTCTAGTGATGCAATACATGGGCCAGGCTGCTTTTTTGTCTATCAACTTAAAAAGCATTGAAAACAGTTTTTATGACTCAATTCCTG ATCCTGTATTTTGGCCTGTGTTCGTGATTGCTACCCTTGCTGCAATTGTTGGAAGTCAAGCTGTCATCACTGCAACGTTCTCTATTGTGAAACAATGTCATGCTCTTGGTTGCTTTCCACGAGTGAAAGTTGTTCACACATCAAAACATATATATGGCCAGATATATATACCGGAAATAAATTGGATACTCATGATCATTACACTCGCAGTTACAATAGGTTTCGGCGACACGACATTCATTGGGAATGCTTATG GTCTGGCTTGCGTAACAGTGATGCTCATTACATCTTGCCTAATGGCGCTCGTCATAACCTTTGTGTGGCAAAAGGGTCTTCTTGCTCTTCCATTTCTTCTCTTATTTGGTTTTATAGAAGGCATGTATTTGTCTTCAGCATTTACAAAGGTACCACAAGGGGGTTGGGTTCCCCTCATGTTGTCCCTTGTATTTATGCTCGTAATGTATGTCTGGCATTATGGCACTCGCAAGAAGTACAATTTTGACCTTCACAACAAAGTCTCTTTGAAGTGGATTCTCGGTCTTGGCCCTAGCCTTGGAATAGTACGGGTGCCCGGTATCGGTCTCATCTACTCTGAGTTAGCCACAGGAGTACCTTCTATCTTCTCTCATTTTGTCACCAATCTTCCCGCTTTTCACAAGGTCGTGGTTTTCGTCTGTGTAAAGTCCGTCCCTGTCCCATACGTGTCTCACGAAGAGCGCTTTCTTATTGGCCGGATCTGCCCAAGACCCTATCGAATGTACAGATGCATAGTAAGGTATGGGTATAAGGACATCCCGGGAGATGACGGCGACTTTGAAAACTTGCTTATTAAAAGCATTGCTGAATTCATCGAGATGGAAGCCGTGGAACCTCAACATTCAAATTCCGAGAGTTCCTCGTTCGATGGCAGGATGGCAGTGATAAGCACGAGAACAGTCGGGCAAACATCGAGCTTGATAGTCTCCGAGCACGATGACAGGGACTTGAATGACGTAACTCAAACAAGCCGATCCCTAACCCTTCAGAGTTTGCGATCCGTGTACGAGGACGAGGGTGCCCATCTGAGAAGGCGGCGAGTAAAGTTTCAGCTCCCTCAAAGCCCGACTATGGACCCAGGTGTTAGAGACGAACTGTTGGACTTAATCGAGGCCAAAGAGGC